A genomic segment from Juglans regia cultivar Chandler chromosome 14, Walnut 2.0, whole genome shotgun sequence encodes:
- the LOC109001653 gene encoding glucan endo-1,3-beta-glucosidase 4-like, whose protein sequence is MMPEKWVQSLFLLVVGIFTHASGAFVGINIGTDVSNLPPTSDLVAILKAHQITHVRLYDADSHILKALSASGIEVMVGVLNEEVLSIGESASAAATWINKNVAAYLPSTNITAISVGSEVLTSIPNAAPVLVSAMNFLHKALVAANLNFQVKVSTPQSMDIIPRSFPPSTATFNSSWNSTIYQLLQFLKSTNSYYMLNAYPYYGYTKGDGIFPIDYALFRPLSSVKQIVDPNTLFHYNSMFDAMVDATYYSIEAFNFSGIPIVVTETGWPWFGGADEPDATVENAETFINNLIKRVLNNSGPPSQPRMPINTYIYELFNEDKRPGPASEETWGVLFTNGSAVYPLRLSTSDQITENSSVVFCVVKPGADSDKLRDGLNWACGPGQANCTAIQTEQSCYYPDTLEHHASYAYNDYYQKMHSDGGTCDFGGTAMTTTNDPSSGSCHFAGSSNSNTSTGGLSPPVAFGPTNPFEGSSSSMHSLRLQHLISAAFFALVLL, encoded by the exons ATGATGCCTGAAAAATGGGTTCAGAGTCTGTTTTTGCTCGTTGTTGGCATTTTTACCCATGCATCAG GTGCATTCGTGGGGATAAACATTGGTACCGATGTTTCCAATCTGCCGCCAACCTCAGATCTTGTTGCGATTCTCAAGGCCCATCAAATTACTCACGTGCGCCTTTATGACGCTGATTCTCATATTCTGAAAGCCCTTTCTGCCAGTGGGATTGAAGTAATGGTTGGTGTCTTAAATGAGGAAGTTTTAAGCATTGGAGAATCTGCATCAGCAGCAGCAACCTGGATTAATAAAAATGTTGCAGCTTATTTGCCTTCAACCAATATTACTGCAATTTCTGTCGGCAGTGAGGTTCTTACCTCAATCCCTAATGCAGCCCCCGTCTTAGTTTCCGCCATGAATTTCCTTCATAAAGCACTAGTCGCTGCAAACCTAAATTTTCAGGTCAAAGTTTCCACTCCCCAGTCCATGGATATAATCCCTAGATCTTTCCCTCCCTCCACCGCCACCTTCAATTCCTCATGGAACTCTACTATATACCAACTCCTTCAGTTTTTAAAAAGCACTAATTCCTATTACATGTTAAATGCCTATCCCTATTATGGATACACAAAAGGGGATGGCATTTTCCCAATTGATTATGCTCTTTTCCGACCACTTTCCTCAGTCAAGCAGATTGTTGACCCAAACACCCTTTTCCACTATAACAGCATGTTTGACGCCATGGTGGATGCTACCTATTATTCTATAGaagcttttaatttttctggaaTCCCTATTGTTGTGACAGAGACCGGCTGGCCTTGGTTTGGGGGAGCAGATGAACCCGATGCCACTGTGGAAAATGCTGAGACCTTTATTAATAATCTGATCAAGCGAGTTCTAAATAATTCAGGTCCCCCAAGTCAGCCAAGGATGCCCATTAACACTTACATTTACGAGTTATTCAATGAAGATAAGAGGCCTGGGCCGGCATCAGAGGAAACATGGGGTGTTCTTTTCACTAATGGTTCTGCTGTTTATCCATTGCGACTGAGTACTTCTGACCAGATTACAGAAAATTCTTCTGTGGTTTTCTGTGTGGTAAAACCTGGTGCAGATTCTGATAAGTTGCGAGATGGCCTAAACTGGGCTTGTGGGCCCGGCCAAGCTAACTGCACTGCTATTCAAACAGAGCAGTCGTGCTATTACCCTGATACTCTTGAACATCATGCTTCTTATGCTTACAATGATTATTATCAAAAGATGCATAGCGATGGTGGAACATGTGACTTTGGTGGTACAGCTATGACCACCACTAATGATCCCA GTTCTGGATCATGTCACTTTGCAGGAAG TTCTAATTCGAATACAAGTACTGGGGGACTTTCACCACCGGTGGCATTTGGACCAACGAACCCATTTGAAGGGAGCTCGAGTTCAATGCACAGTCTCAGGCTTCAACATCTGATTTCTGCCGCATTTTTTGCTCTAGTTTTGCTTTGA
- the LOC109001654 gene encoding serine/arginine-rich SC35-like splicing factor SCL30A isoform X2, translating into MAGEDGVPAPGVAMAVVIGMLLLAFLFVTFATIVGQRTFVDHLGSLVISRTFTCQRIIILDDVNGSEDWKEVGCEYVVEDVSSLVEFQVILKLTLAREPRGFGFVQYVDPADAADAKYHMDGQILLGRELTVVYAEENRKKPADMRVREGGRARYHDRRRSPPRYSRSPRYSRSPSPRRVRSRSRSHGYSPPPKQRSVSPRDRRSSRERPYTRSPPYNGSRSHSQSPDRGVNRSQSQRRSPNHEGFSTQPNGDRSPSQ; encoded by the exons ATGGCGGGAGAGGACGGAGTCCCAGCCCCAGGGGTCGCTATGGCGGTCGTGATAGGGATGCTCCTACTAGCCTTCTTGTTCGTAACCTTCGCCACGATTGTAG GCCAGAGGACCTTCGTAGACCATTTGGGCAGTTTGGTCATCTCAAGGACATTTACTTGCCAAAGGATTATTATACTGG ATGATGTTAATGGTAGTGAAGATTGGAAGGAAGTTGGGTGTGAATACGTTGTTGAAGATGTCTCAAGTCTTGTAGAATTTCAAGTCATCTTAAAACTGACACTTGCAAG ggaaccccgtggttttggttttgtgcAATATGTAGATCCTGCTGATGCTGCTGATGCTAAATATCATATGGATGGTCAGATTCTTCTTGGTCGTGAGTTGACTGTTGTCTATGCTGAGGAGAACAGGAAGAAACCAGCTGATATGAGGGTAAGGGAGGGAGGAAG GGCTCGATATCATGATCGAAGACGGTCACCCCCGCGTTATTCTCGCTCACCTAGATACTCTCGATCTCCATCTCCACGCCGTGTGAGATCTCGGTCCCGAAGCCATGGTTATTCCCCTCCCCCCAAACAAAG ATCTGTTTCACCCCGAGACAGAAGGTCCAGTCGAGAGAGGCCGTATACGCGCTCTCCGCCCTATAATGGCTCAAGGAGCCACAGTCAAAGTCCAGATAGGGGTGTGAACAGGAGCCAGAGCCAAAGGCGAAGCCCTAACCATGAAGGATTCTCAACGCAACCAAATGGAGATAGGTCTCCTAGTCAGTGA
- the LOC109001654 gene encoding serine/arginine-rich SC35-like splicing factor SCL30A isoform X1, giving the protein MAGEDGVPAPGVAMAVVIGMLLLAFLFVTFATIVGQRTFVDHLGSLVISRTFTCQRIIILDDVNGSEDWKEVGCEYVVEDVSSLVEFQVILKLTLAREPRGFGFVQYVDPADAADAKYHMDGQILLGRELTVVYAEENRKKPADMRVREGGSRARYHDRRRSPPRYSRSPRYSRSPSPRRVRSRSRSHGYSPPPKQRSVSPRDRRSSRERPYTRSPPYNGSRSHSQSPDRGVNRSQSQRRSPNHEGFSTQPNGDRSPSQ; this is encoded by the exons ATGGCGGGAGAGGACGGAGTCCCAGCCCCAGGGGTCGCTATGGCGGTCGTGATAGGGATGCTCCTACTAGCCTTCTTGTTCGTAACCTTCGCCACGATTGTAG GCCAGAGGACCTTCGTAGACCATTTGGGCAGTTTGGTCATCTCAAGGACATTTACTTGCCAAAGGATTATTATACTGG ATGATGTTAATGGTAGTGAAGATTGGAAGGAAGTTGGGTGTGAATACGTTGTTGAAGATGTCTCAAGTCTTGTAGAATTTCAAGTCATCTTAAAACTGACACTTGCAAG ggaaccccgtggttttggttttgtgcAATATGTAGATCCTGCTGATGCTGCTGATGCTAAATATCATATGGATGGTCAGATTCTTCTTGGTCGTGAGTTGACTGTTGTCTATGCTGAGGAGAACAGGAAGAAACCAGCTGATATGAGGGTAAGGGAGGGAGGAAG TAGGGCTCGATATCATGATCGAAGACGGTCACCCCCGCGTTATTCTCGCTCACCTAGATACTCTCGATCTCCATCTCCACGCCGTGTGAGATCTCGGTCCCGAAGCCATGGTTATTCCCCTCCCCCCAAACAAAG ATCTGTTTCACCCCGAGACAGAAGGTCCAGTCGAGAGAGGCCGTATACGCGCTCTCCGCCCTATAATGGCTCAAGGAGCCACAGTCAAAGTCCAGATAGGGGTGTGAACAGGAGCCAGAGCCAAAGGCGAAGCCCTAACCATGAAGGATTCTCAACGCAACCAAATGGAGATAGGTCTCCTAGTCAGTGA
- the LOC109001654 gene encoding serine/arginine-rich SC35-like splicing factor SCL30A isoform X3, with product MRRRSYTPSPPRGYGGRGRSPSPRGRYGGRDRDAPTSLLVRNLRHDCRPEDLRRPFGQFGHLKDIYLPKDYYTGEPRGFGFVQYVDPADAADAKYHMDGQILLGRELTVVYAEENRKKPADMRVREGGSRARYHDRRRSPPRYSRSPRYSRSPSPRRVRSRSRSHGYSPPPKQRSVSPRDRRSSRERPYTRSPPYNGSRSHSQSPDRGVNRSQSQRRSPNHEGFSTQPNGDRSPSQ from the exons ATGAGGAGGAGGAGTTATACCCCATCACCACCTAGGGGTTATGGCGGGAGAGGACGGAGTCCCAGCCCCAGGGGTCGCTATGGCGGTCGTGATAGGGATGCTCCTACTAGCCTTCTTGTTCGTAACCTTCGCCACGATTGTAG GCCAGAGGACCTTCGTAGACCATTTGGGCAGTTTGGTCATCTCAAGGACATTTACTTGCCAAAGGATTATTATACTGG ggaaccccgtggttttggttttgtgcAATATGTAGATCCTGCTGATGCTGCTGATGCTAAATATCATATGGATGGTCAGATTCTTCTTGGTCGTGAGTTGACTGTTGTCTATGCTGAGGAGAACAGGAAGAAACCAGCTGATATGAGGGTAAGGGAGGGAGGAAG TAGGGCTCGATATCATGATCGAAGACGGTCACCCCCGCGTTATTCTCGCTCACCTAGATACTCTCGATCTCCATCTCCACGCCGTGTGAGATCTCGGTCCCGAAGCCATGGTTATTCCCCTCCCCCCAAACAAAG ATCTGTTTCACCCCGAGACAGAAGGTCCAGTCGAGAGAGGCCGTATACGCGCTCTCCGCCCTATAATGGCTCAAGGAGCCACAGTCAAAGTCCAGATAGGGGTGTGAACAGGAGCCAGAGCCAAAGGCGAAGCCCTAACCATGAAGGATTCTCAACGCAACCAAATGGAGATAGGTCTCCTAGTCAGTGA
- the LOC109001604 gene encoding uncharacterized protein LOC109001604, which produces MSQIWKLDGWVIFKELGDQCFLIEFQKMVDKDKVLSGRPWFFDRHLLTMMEVDETVSIHALQFRFEPFWVQLHNLPLATMTEDFGQQFAGSIGHVIRVEAEADGHAWGRCLRVRVAVDLHKPLLRGKWLKLGEKQHWISFKYERLQSFCFKCGVLSHKGRNCARLRAEQQGDEQASYQFGPWLRGQPRNTNIFDRRRYGGGGDGNQHSGE; this is translated from the coding sequence ATGTCGCAGATATGGAAGTTGGATGGGTGGGTTATTTTCAAGGAGTTAGGAGACCAATGCTTTTTGATTGAATTCCAAAAGATGgtagataaagataaagtacTAAGTGGACGTCCATGGTTTTTTGATAGACACCTTCTGACCATGATGGAAGTGGATGAAACAGTATCCATCCATGCATTGCAGTTTCGTTTTGAACCCTTTTGGGTGCAATTGCATAACCTTCCGTTAGCCACCATGACAGAAGATTTTGGTCAGCAATTTGCAGGATCCATTGGGCACGTTATCAGAGTGGAAGCTGAGGCTGATGGACATGCTTGGGGGAGGTGTCTCAGAGTAAGGGTAGCAGTGGATCTACATAAACCTTTGCTGAGAGGGAAATGGCTGAAGCTAGGTGAAAAACAGCATTGGATTTCCTTTAAGTACGAACGTTTACaaagtttttgtttcaaatgtgggGTGTTGTCTCACAAAGGAAGAAACTGTGCACGGCTAAGAGCTGAGCAACAAGGAGATGAACAGGCCTCGTATCAGTTTGGCCCCTGGTTACGAGGACAACCCAGGAACACAAACATATTTGATAGGCGCAggtatggtggtggtggagatgGAAACCAACACAGTGGTGAATAG
- the LOC109001654 gene encoding serine/arginine-rich SC35-like splicing factor SCL30A isoform X4 has protein sequence MRRRSYTPSPPRGYGGRGRSPSPRGRYGGRDRDAPTSLLVRNLRHDCRPEDLRRPFGQFGHLKDIYLPKDYYTGEPRGFGFVQYVDPADAADAKYHMDGQILLGRELTVVYAEENRKKPADMRVREGGRARYHDRRRSPPRYSRSPRYSRSPSPRRVRSRSRSHGYSPPPKQRSVSPRDRRSSRERPYTRSPPYNGSRSHSQSPDRGVNRSQSQRRSPNHEGFSTQPNGDRSPSQ, from the exons ATGAGGAGGAGGAGTTATACCCCATCACCACCTAGGGGTTATGGCGGGAGAGGACGGAGTCCCAGCCCCAGGGGTCGCTATGGCGGTCGTGATAGGGATGCTCCTACTAGCCTTCTTGTTCGTAACCTTCGCCACGATTGTAG GCCAGAGGACCTTCGTAGACCATTTGGGCAGTTTGGTCATCTCAAGGACATTTACTTGCCAAAGGATTATTATACTGG ggaaccccgtggttttggttttgtgcAATATGTAGATCCTGCTGATGCTGCTGATGCTAAATATCATATGGATGGTCAGATTCTTCTTGGTCGTGAGTTGACTGTTGTCTATGCTGAGGAGAACAGGAAGAAACCAGCTGATATGAGGGTAAGGGAGGGAGGAAG GGCTCGATATCATGATCGAAGACGGTCACCCCCGCGTTATTCTCGCTCACCTAGATACTCTCGATCTCCATCTCCACGCCGTGTGAGATCTCGGTCCCGAAGCCATGGTTATTCCCCTCCCCCCAAACAAAG ATCTGTTTCACCCCGAGACAGAAGGTCCAGTCGAGAGAGGCCGTATACGCGCTCTCCGCCCTATAATGGCTCAAGGAGCCACAGTCAAAGTCCAGATAGGGGTGTGAACAGGAGCCAGAGCCAAAGGCGAAGCCCTAACCATGAAGGATTCTCAACGCAACCAAATGGAGATAGGTCTCCTAGTCAGTGA